In Ruminococcaceae bacterium BL-4, one DNA window encodes the following:
- a CDS encoding membrane protein of unknown function (Evidence 5 : Unknown function), whose translation MDTPLSQLIWGAGAFFILGAIVVPFWELLQAVFIFVHAKRLFRTVLESAFLTLLAPLMMLWELAVNYGELRFFHLISAAISFWILHRTIGKWLRKIFLGILLILKKLIFVPIKKLMEFLGRRIEIVSSFFGKIRAKLAFFVKNTLKPKHKIVYNKTIHNKDLKRKGGQGHMQEVPPKKKIKNRKSILLRLALFAFAVYVVVAVTNQQVQIRERKQELDQLNHQVQVQEIVNDEIRHDLSTSSQSDDYVERVARESLSLAKPGERIFVCMGGES comes from the coding sequence ATGGATACGCCTTTGTCCCAGCTGATCTGGGGAGCCGGCGCTTTTTTCATTTTGGGGGCGATTGTGGTTCCTTTTTGGGAACTTTTACAGGCCGTTTTTATTTTTGTGCATGCAAAGCGACTTTTTAGAACTGTCTTGGAGTCTGCCTTTTTAACTTTGCTGGCACCTTTAATGATGCTTTGGGAGTTGGCTGTCAATTATGGAGAACTGCGCTTTTTCCATTTGATCAGTGCCGCTATATCCTTTTGGATCCTTCACCGAACGATTGGAAAATGGCTGCGCAAAATCTTTTTGGGAATTTTATTGATCCTTAAGAAACTGATTTTTGTGCCAATTAAAAAATTAATGGAATTTTTAGGAAGAAGAATTGAAATTGTTTCTTCTTTTTTCGGAAAGATTCGTGCGAAATTAGCGTTCTTCGTAAAAAACACCTTGAAACCAAAGCATAAAATAGTGTATAATAAAACTATCCATAACAAGGACTTAAAAAGAAAAGGAGGACAGGGCCATATGCAGGAAGTACCACCTAAAAAGAAAATTAAAAACCGAAAAAGTATTCTGCTCAGGCTTGCTCTCTTTGCTTTTGCGGTTTATGTGGTGGTGGCAGTTACGAATCAGCAGGTACAGATCAGAGAACGAAAACAAGAACTCGACCAACTGAATCATCAGGTGCAGGTGCAGGAGATTGTAAATGATGAAATTCGCCATGACCTCAGCACTTCCAGCCAGAGCGATGATTATGTAGAGCGAGTTGCCAGAGAAAGCCTGAGCCTTGCAAAACCCGGCGAACGGATTTTTGTGTGCATGGGCGGCGAATCATGA
- the groES gene encoding chaperonin small subunit (Evidence 2a : Function from experimental evidences in other organisms; PubMedId : 11407116, 17031040, 9303302; Product type f : factor), whose product MTIQPLSDRVLIKMEEAEETTKSGIILSGSAKEKPQIADVISVGPGGVVDGKEVKMTVKVGDRVITSKYSGTEIKLDGQEYTIVRQSDILAVVK is encoded by the coding sequence ATGACGATTCAACCTTTGTCTGACCGCGTGCTTATCAAAATGGAAGAAGCAGAGGAGACCACAAAGAGTGGAATTATTCTCTCTGGTTCCGCAAAAGAGAAACCCCAGATTGCCGATGTAATTTCAGTTGGTCCTGGCGGCGTTGTCGATGGAAAAGAAGTTAAAATGACAGTTAAGGTCGGTGACCGTGTGATCACCAGCAAATACTCCGGAACTGAGATCAAACTGGATGGACAGGAATATACCATTGTTCGTCAGTCTGATATTTTAGCTGTAGTAAAATAA
- the yabP gene encoding Sporulation protein YabP — MTEPEKNGKTPHSLTLENRHMIKATGVARVDSFDEETVIAYTDYGQLVIKGQKLKISELNMDTGKLSVEGEVVSMTYVAGREDQGGFFARLFR, encoded by the coding sequence ATGACTGAACCAGAAAAGAATGGAAAAACACCTCATAGCCTTACTCTGGAAAACCGACATATGATAAAAGCCACCGGCGTTGCACGGGTAGATAGCTTCGATGAAGAGACTGTTATTGCTTATACTGATTATGGGCAGCTGGTGATTAAAGGCCAAAAATTAAAAATCAGTGAGCTGAATATGGATACGGGAAAGCTTTCAGTTGAAGGCGAAGTTGTTTCGATGACCTATGTTGCCGGGCGGGAAGATCAGGGTGGATTCTTTGCCCGCCTGTTCCGCTGA
- the yabR gene encoding putative RNA degradation protein; polyribonucleotide nucleotidyltransferase or phosphorylase (Evidence 3 : Putative function from multiple computational evidences; PubMedId : 9862121, 15066026, 16014871, 22720735; Product type e : enzyme), with protein MQLEVGAVLEGKVTGITKFGAFVELPEGHTGMVHISEIAPTFVQDIHEFVSEGQTVKVKVLNITEEGKISLSMKRLIAPQQGREGQGAGRPRQSRPPRPQRPHISMQSAGRPGNFEWQPRSAPESASFEDMMSHFKQTSDEKISDLKRVTENKRGGGGGFSHRGGSKS; from the coding sequence ATGCAGCTTGAGGTAGGAGCGGTCCTGGAAGGCAAAGTTACAGGGATCACGAAATTTGGTGCATTTGTAGAATTACCCGAAGGGCACACTGGAATGGTGCATATTTCTGAAATTGCACCCACTTTTGTACAGGATATCCATGAATTTGTTTCTGAAGGGCAGACCGTAAAGGTAAAAGTGCTTAACATTACAGAAGAGGGAAAGATCAGCCTTTCTATGAAGAGACTGATAGCTCCTCAGCAGGGACGCGAAGGTCAGGGTGCCGGACGTCCTAGACAGTCACGTCCGCCTCGCCCGCAGCGCCCGCATATTTCTATGCAGAGCGCCGGCCGTCCAGGCAATTTTGAATGGCAGCCAAGGTCGGCTCCGGAGTCTGCTTCCTTTGAAGATATGATGTCTCATTTTAAACAGACGAGCGATGAGAAAATTTCAGATCTTAAACGGGTTACTGAAAATAAACGCGGAGGCGGAGGCGGGTTCTCGCACCGCGGTGGCTCTAAATCATAA
- the acpP gene encoding Acyl carrier protein — protein MVLEKVKAILAEQFDVEDENSITAETNIADDLGADSLDVVDLLMSIEDEFELEIPDEEVENLKTVGDLVKYIEDHIG, from the coding sequence ATGGTATTGGAGAAAGTCAAAGCAATCCTCGCGGAGCAGTTCGATGTAGAAGACGAAAACAGCATTACCGCCGAGACAAACATTGCGGATGATTTAGGCGCGGATTCGTTGGACGTCGTTGATTTGCTGATGAGCATTGAGGATGAATTCGAACTGGAAATTCCGGATGAAGAAGTGGAAAATCTCAAAACTGTCGGTGATTTGGTCAAGTATATCGAAGACCATATCGGATAA
- the hpf gene encoding Ribosome hibernation promoting factor, producing the protein MKVTIIGRKVNLRDNFKELAIKKLSRFNRIFDEDAQAKVVVTLEKNRQTVEITIQNRGIFYRAEDTEQEMNDALDQVISALGRQIRKNKSKLDKAVHTAAIDQYIADYAPQEKADKEEEYKVVRSKHFFVKPLSVEEAILQMNMLGHQFFMFRNEHTGEVNVVYKRRDGNYGFLEPNGE; encoded by the coding sequence ATGAAAGTCACCATTATTGGACGAAAAGTTAATCTTCGTGATAATTTTAAAGAGCTTGCGATTAAAAAACTAAGCCGGTTTAACCGCATCTTTGATGAAGATGCGCAGGCAAAAGTAGTGGTTACTTTAGAGAAGAACCGTCAGACTGTGGAAATTACGATTCAAAACCGCGGAATCTTTTATCGTGCTGAAGATACGGAGCAGGAAATGAATGATGCTTTGGATCAGGTAATCAGCGCTTTGGGGCGTCAGATCCGCAAGAACAAATCGAAATTGGACAAAGCGGTTCATACAGCGGCCATTGATCAATATATTGCCGATTATGCACCACAAGAGAAAGCTGATAAAGAAGAGGAATATAAAGTTGTGCGCAGTAAACACTTCTTTGTAAAGCCCCTTTCTGTAGAAGAAGCGATCCTCCAGATGAACATGTTGGGACATCAGTTTTTTATGTTCCGCAATGAACACACAGGAGAGGTCAATGTCGTTTATAAACGCCGCGACGGAAATTACGGCTTTTTGGAGCCGAACGGCGAATAA
- a CDS encoding Acetyltransferase, whose translation MIRPLQSKDMDIVCDIVNDNWKSVYAGYVNKELLGEKGCADRKERLKKDFLSGRLENYIYEQDHQVVALLSIGQSEDPDKEGSSEVWRIYLKKAFQRQKIGSELIRFAEMQAQKEGFREIVIWAFQKNTSAVAFYQKNGYQVDQIKYLDKPFFAYGVRFQKTLS comes from the coding sequence ATGATTCGTCCACTGCAAAGTAAGGATATGGATATTGTTTGTGATATCGTCAATGATAATTGGAAATCTGTTTATGCAGGTTATGTAAACAAAGAACTGCTTGGGGAAAAGGGATGTGCCGACAGGAAAGAAAGATTGAAGAAAGACTTTCTTTCCGGCAGATTGGAAAATTATATCTATGAGCAAGATCATCAAGTGGTTGCTTTATTGTCCATTGGTCAATCCGAAGATCCTGATAAAGAAGGTTCTTCCGAAGTTTGGCGTATTTATTTGAAAAAAGCGTTTCAACGGCAGAAAATTGGTTCTGAATTGATTCGCTTTGCAGAAATGCAGGCCCAAAAAGAAGGCTTTCGGGAGATCGTAATTTGGGCTTTTCAGAAAAATACGTCGGCTGTTGCTTTTTATCAAAAAAATGGATATCAAGTTGATCAGATAAAATATTTGGACAAGCCTTTTTTCGCATATGGGGTACGATTTCAGAAGACACTTTCATAA
- a CDS encoding Amidohydrolase, with amino-acid sequence MLFIHCELYPMEGPVISDGWIEIKGSRIEKIGEMPAPSGSGRIVDCKGAKVYPGFVDAHTHLGMWEDALTFEGDDGNEETDPVTPQLRAIDAVNPRDRCFKDALEAGITTVVTGPGSANPIGGQMAALKTYGDCIDEMVVKAPLAIKMALGENPKTVYHGKDRTPSTRMATAALIREELFKAQRYLSDLKRSEKDEDVDPPEFDIKSEALIPALQRKIQVHFHAHRADDIFTAIRIAEEFHLDYVIIHGTEGYEIAKALRKKKARILSGPFFTDRSKPELHDQTPANPGILEKFGVPTAIVTDHPVIPLQYLTMCAGLAMREGMSREGALRAITLTPAEICEISDRVGSLLPGKDADLVFFFGDPLSGYEKPAAVVAGGKIIFEHFDKSSDSEQ; translated from the coding sequence ATGCTCTTTATTCATTGTGAACTTTATCCGATGGAGGGACCGGTCATTTCGGACGGTTGGATCGAAATAAAAGGTTCTCGAATCGAAAAAATAGGGGAAATGCCAGCGCCTTCCGGAAGTGGCCGAATTGTAGACTGCAAAGGGGCAAAAGTTTATCCCGGATTTGTAGATGCTCATACCCATCTTGGAATGTGGGAAGATGCACTCACTTTTGAAGGGGACGACGGCAACGAAGAAACCGATCCGGTTACACCTCAGCTGCGTGCAATCGATGCCGTAAATCCGCGGGACCGCTGCTTTAAGGATGCATTGGAAGCCGGTATTACAACGGTAGTGACCGGTCCGGGCAGCGCAAATCCGATCGGCGGTCAGATGGCAGCTTTAAAAACATATGGAGACTGTATTGATGAGATGGTTGTAAAGGCACCGTTGGCGATCAAAATGGCGCTGGGAGAAAATCCGAAGACCGTTTATCATGGAAAAGATCGCACTCCTTCTACCCGCATGGCAACAGCAGCTTTAATACGGGAAGAACTTTTTAAGGCACAGAGATATTTGAGTGACCTTAAAAGAAGTGAAAAAGATGAAGATGTCGATCCGCCGGAATTTGATATTAAATCAGAAGCACTGATTCCAGCGCTGCAAAGGAAGATCCAAGTGCATTTTCATGCGCATCGCGCCGATGATATTTTTACCGCAATTCGGATTGCAGAGGAATTTCATCTGGATTATGTGATTATTCACGGAACGGAAGGCTATGAGATTGCAAAGGCGCTTCGAAAAAAGAAAGCCCGCATTCTTTCCGGACCGTTTTTTACAGACCGCAGCAAACCCGAACTGCACGATCAAACACCGGCAAATCCCGGAATTCTTGAAAAATTTGGGGTTCCGACGGCAATCGTAACAGATCACCCGGTGATTCCGTTACAGTATCTGACGATGTGTGCAGGTCTTGCGATGCGGGAGGGAATGAGCCGTGAAGGCGCATTGCGTGCCATTACGCTTACGCCTGCAGAAATCTGTGAAATTTCAGACCGTGTGGGAAGTCTTCTTCCCGGAAAAGATGCCGATCTTGTTTTCTTTTTTGGAGACCCGCTTTCCGGATATGAAAAACCAGCGGCAGTAGTTGCTGGAGGAAAAATCATTTTTGAACATTTTGATAAAAGTTCGGATTCAGAACAATAA
- the aroE, aroK gene encoding Shikimate kinase,Shikimate dehydrogenase (NADP(+)): protein MGKKSFAVIGYPIGHTMSPFLHNRLMKLSGIEGTYTTMEIPPEQLLDSLPRLRSLDGFNVTIPHKQSILPLLYQADEKAKAFGSVNTVENHNGRLIGHTTDGDGFLHTIEDTGFSLQGHCLILGNGGVAQVFINEILRKSQSPHLTIALHRHQNELPLNDSDAVFSFHQRCDRIAETLSETCRKIGKENAVIDLCSFEELEGMVKSGKTFDLLINATSVGMYPHLAACPVSELVVCACNIVFDAIYNPLTTQLLHLAKKNGIPAVGGMGMLVWQAAAAQKIWTGKTFLSEQVTPIIKDAQNAMQRRFGNIILCGFMGCGKTTVGAIISNALNREFIDMDSYIQKQSGKTISEIFAQDGEKAFRKMETKAVETLSRKEGLVIAAGGGCLLNPKNTELFRETGITILLDAPLALIEQRLKDDHSRPLLECENREDAMRILYEKRQPIYEEAADYVIPVKSTSEEAACLIMELLHAD, encoded by the coding sequence ATGGGCAAAAAAAGCTTTGCCGTTATCGGCTACCCAATTGGCCATACCATGTCGCCGTTTCTTCATAACCGTCTGATGAAATTAAGCGGCATAGAAGGCACTTACACAACAATGGAGATCCCACCGGAACAACTGTTGGATTCTCTGCCTCGTCTGCGGAGCTTGGATGGCTTCAATGTGACAATCCCTCACAAACAATCGATTCTGCCGCTGCTGTATCAAGCCGATGAAAAAGCAAAAGCTTTCGGCAGCGTCAACACAGTTGAAAATCATAATGGTCGATTGATCGGCCATACCACTGATGGGGACGGTTTTCTTCATACAATTGAGGACACCGGCTTCTCTTTGCAGGGACATTGTCTTATCCTTGGAAACGGCGGTGTTGCGCAGGTATTTATCAACGAAATTCTGCGCAAAAGCCAAAGCCCTCATTTGACGATTGCTTTACATCGCCATCAAAACGAGCTGCCGCTCAACGACAGCGATGCTGTTTTCTCTTTTCATCAACGCTGCGATCGGATTGCAGAAACTTTAAGCGAAACTTGCCGGAAAATCGGCAAAGAAAATGCCGTAATCGATCTTTGTTCATTTGAAGAACTGGAAGGAATGGTGAAATCGGGAAAAACTTTTGACCTCCTGATTAATGCTACCAGCGTTGGAATGTATCCTCACCTTGCGGCCTGTCCTGTCAGTGAACTGGTTGTGTGTGCCTGTAATATTGTCTTTGATGCGATTTATAATCCGCTTACCACCCAACTTTTGCACCTAGCCAAAAAGAATGGAATTCCTGCCGTCGGTGGAATGGGCATGCTGGTATGGCAAGCTGCTGCCGCACAAAAGATTTGGACCGGAAAAACATTTTTGTCAGAGCAGGTTACCCCCATTATCAAAGATGCTCAAAATGCTATGCAGCGCCGTTTTGGGAATATTATTCTCTGCGGCTTTATGGGATGCGGAAAGACTACGGTCGGTGCAATTATCTCCAACGCACTGAATCGGGAATTTATTGATATGGATTCTTATATCCAAAAGCAGTCCGGAAAAACCATCTCAGAAATTTTTGCACAGGACGGCGAAAAAGCATTTCGAAAAATGGAAACCAAAGCAGTTGAAACTCTTTCCCGCAAAGAAGGCCTTGTCATTGCTGCTGGAGGAGGATGCCTGCTCAATCCCAAAAACACAGAACTTTTTAGAGAAACCGGCATCACGATTCTGCTGGATGCGCCCCTTGCACTCATTGAACAACGCTTAAAGGATGATCACAGCAGACCGCTTTTGGAATGCGAAAATCGAGAAGACGCTATGCGCATCCTTTATGAAAAACGCCAGCCGATTTATGAGGAAGCTGCTGACTACGTGATTCCTGTCAAAAGCACCAGCGAAGAAGCTGCCTGTTTGATTATGGAACTCCTTCATGCCGACTGA
- a CDS encoding Fumarate hydratase, whose product MREVDAAQITDTVARLCIEANRELPKDLETLIRTKCGVETSPMGKSILCDLCSNMDAAREFGVPVCQDTGMAVIFAEVGQEVHLNGDFEAAINAGVRKGYVEGLLRCSVVKDPIRRGNTNDNTPAILHTRLIPGDKIKLTVAPKGFGSENMSRIKMFFPSATEDDLVQFAVDSVKVAGSNPCPPVVVGIGIGGDFEKCALLAKQALCRPVSEKNKDPYYASLEEKILEKINELNIGPQGFGGKVTALTVAIEQFPTHIAGLPMAVNMGCHVTRHASCTL is encoded by the coding sequence ATGAGAGAAGTTGATGCAGCGCAGATTACAGATACCGTGGCAAGACTTTGCATAGAAGCAAACCGGGAGCTTCCGAAAGATCTGGAAACGCTGATTCGGACAAAATGTGGCGTGGAGACTTCTCCGATGGGAAAGAGCATTCTGTGCGATCTATGCAGTAATATGGATGCTGCAAGAGAATTCGGAGTGCCGGTGTGTCAGGATACCGGGATGGCGGTAATCTTTGCAGAGGTCGGGCAGGAAGTTCATTTAAATGGCGATTTTGAAGCAGCCATCAATGCCGGTGTACGCAAAGGATATGTAGAAGGGCTTCTTCGCTGCTCCGTTGTGAAAGACCCGATTCGCAGAGGGAATACCAACGATAACACTCCTGCAATTCTGCATACTCGTCTGATACCGGGAGATAAAATCAAATTGACAGTGGCGCCAAAGGGCTTTGGAAGCGAAAACATGAGCCGGATCAAAATGTTTTTTCCGTCTGCAACAGAGGATGATTTGGTTCAGTTTGCGGTGGACAGCGTAAAAGTGGCAGGAAGCAATCCCTGCCCTCCGGTCGTGGTTGGTATCGGTATTGGCGGCGATTTTGAAAAGTGTGCACTCCTTGCAAAGCAGGCACTTTGTCGCCCGGTTTCCGAAAAGAACAAAGATCCATATTATGCTTCTCTGGAAGAAAAAATACTGGAAAAAATCAATGAGCTTAATATTGGGCCGCAGGGCTTTGGCGGGAAAGTAACGGCGCTGACGGTTGCAATTGAACAGTTTCCGACTCATATCGCTGGTCTTCCGATGGCAGTCAATATGGGCTGCCATGTGACCCGCCATGCCAGCTGTACCTTGTAA
- the groEL gene encoding chaperonin large subunit (Evidence 2a : Function from experimental evidences in other organisms; PubMedId : 9303302, 11407116, 17031040, 17420574, 22268681; Product type f : factor) — MAKQIIYGEDARKALMRGIDQLSDTVKITLGPKGRNVVLDKKFGAPLITNDGVTIAKEIELDDPYENMGAQLVKEVATKTNDVAGDGTTTATLLAQALIREGMKNVTAGANPMVIRKGMQTAVDTAVAAVKKNSKKVDGSADIARVATVSSSNEQVGKLIAEAMEKVTNDGVITVEESKTAETYSEVVEGMMFDRGYVSPYLVTDTDKMVADLDDPYLIITDKKVSSFQEILPLLEKVVNTGKKFLIIADDVEGDALTNLLLNKLRGTLNCCAVKAPGFGDRRKEMLQDIATLTGGKVISSDLGVDFKDVDLSMLGRARQVKVDKENTIIVGGSGDSAEIKARVDQIRAQIEKTTSDFDREKLQERLAKLAGGVAVIKVGAATEIEMKEKKLRIEDALAATKAAVEEGIVAGGGVALINAIPEVEKLLKKAQGDEKTGVSIVLKALEEPIRQIATNAGVEGSVIVENIRRENKVGYGYNALTGEYGDMLTFGVVDPTKVTRSALQNAASVAMTVLTTESLVADKKEPAPAAAPAAPEMGGGMY, encoded by the coding sequence ATGGCAAAACAGATTATTTATGGAGAAGATGCCCGCAAAGCTTTAATGCGCGGCATTGATCAGTTGTCCGATACGGTAAAGATTACATTAGGCCCCAAGGGGCGCAACGTTGTGCTGGATAAAAAATTCGGCGCACCGCTTATCACCAATGATGGTGTAACAATTGCCAAGGAGATCGAGTTGGACGATCCTTATGAGAATATGGGTGCTCAGCTCGTTAAGGAAGTTGCTACAAAGACAAATGATGTTGCAGGCGATGGTACCACCACTGCAACGCTGCTTGCACAAGCGCTGATTCGTGAGGGCATGAAGAATGTAACCGCAGGAGCCAATCCAATGGTTATTCGTAAGGGAATGCAGACCGCAGTTGATACGGCAGTTGCCGCTGTTAAGAAAAACAGCAAAAAGGTTGACGGCAGTGCCGATATCGCCCGTGTTGCAACGGTTTCTTCCAGTAATGAGCAAGTTGGCAAACTGATTGCCGAAGCTATGGAAAAAGTTACAAATGATGGAGTCATCACAGTCGAAGAGAGCAAGACTGCCGAAACCTACAGCGAAGTTGTAGAAGGCATGATGTTTGACCGCGGCTATGTTTCTCCTTATCTTGTCACCGATACCGATAAGATGGTAGCTGACCTGGACGATCCTTATTTGATCATCACCGACAAGAAGGTTTCTTCTTTCCAGGAAATTCTGCCGCTGCTTGAGAAAGTCGTTAATACCGGCAAGAAATTCCTGATTATTGCGGATGATGTTGAGGGCGATGCTCTGACGAACCTGCTTCTTAATAAACTGCGCGGCACTTTAAACTGCTGTGCCGTTAAGGCTCCGGGCTTTGGTGATCGCCGTAAGGAAATGCTGCAGGATATTGCAACGTTGACCGGCGGCAAAGTGATCTCCAGTGATTTGGGTGTTGACTTTAAGGATGTTGATCTTTCTATGCTGGGCCGTGCCCGTCAGGTGAAGGTTGACAAAGAAAATACAATTATTGTTGGCGGCAGCGGCGACAGTGCAGAGATCAAAGCTCGCGTTGATCAGATCCGTGCCCAGATTGAAAAAACCACTTCGGACTTCGACCGTGAGAAGCTGCAGGAGCGCCTCGCAAAATTAGCCGGCGGCGTTGCAGTGATCAAGGTCGGTGCTGCTACCGAAATTGAAATGAAGGAAAAGAAACTCCGCATTGAAGATGCTCTGGCCGCTACCAAAGCAGCTGTGGAAGAGGGCATCGTCGCAGGCGGCGGTGTTGCTCTGATCAATGCAATTCCGGAAGTCGAAAAGCTGCTCAAGAAGGCACAGGGCGACGAGAAGACCGGTGTTTCTATTGTCCTCAAAGCTTTGGAAGAGCCGATTCGTCAGATCGCAACGAATGCAGGAGTAGAAGGCTCCGTTATCGTTGAAAATATTCGCCGTGAGAATAAGGTCGGTTATGGATACAATGCTCTGACCGGCGAATATGGCGATATGCTTACCTTCGGCGTTGTTGACCCGACAAAGGTTACCCGTTCTGCTCTGCAGAATGCGGCTTCTGTTGCAATGACTGTTCTGACAACCGAGTCTTTGGTTGCTGATAAGAAAGAGCCTGCTCCGGCAGCTGCTCCGGCTGCACCTGA
- the ypsC gene encoding Putative RNA methyltransferase YpsC (Evidence 3 : Putative function from multiple computational evidences), with product MEQFELCCPCILGVEGLVANELRRMEMQNVRPQNGKVIFSGDERSLVRANLNSRYSERVQVLMGTFPSKTFDQLFEGVKALPWERWIGKEDAFPVKGRILSSQLSSLPSCQKIIKKAIVERLKSKYRVDWFHETGTLYQIQFLLMKDQISLMIDTSGAGLHKRGYRQNAAEAPIKETLAAAMVDLSRVHSDANFIDPCCGSGTILIEAAMYAMNIAPGMQRRFSAEHWQNIDHKLWQEERDRARSLVLRDAAFEAHGFDIDKAAVDLALDNAKKAGVIGHVHVENRDLHDFQPLGDFGCVICNPPYGERLLDLDQAEELYRTMGKAFVPKHGWSYGIISPDETFEECFGRKADRRRKLYNGMIKCQYYQYFRTPKEESFSKP from the coding sequence ATGGAACAATTTGAATTGTGCTGTCCCTGCATTTTAGGGGTAGAAGGGTTGGTGGCAAACGAGCTGCGCAGAATGGAAATGCAGAATGTTCGTCCCCAAAACGGAAAGGTGATTTTTTCAGGAGATGAAAGAAGCCTTGTTCGTGCAAACTTGAATTCCAGATATAGCGAACGGGTACAGGTATTGATGGGAACGTTTCCTTCAAAGACTTTCGATCAGCTTTTTGAAGGAGTAAAAGCGCTGCCATGGGAACGGTGGATCGGAAAAGAGGATGCGTTTCCGGTAAAAGGGAGAATCCTTTCCAGCCAACTCAGCAGTTTGCCGAGCTGCCAGAAAATTATAAAAAAGGCGATCGTGGAACGACTGAAATCAAAATATCGGGTGGATTGGTTCCACGAGACAGGAACTCTTTACCAGATTCAGTTTTTGCTGATGAAGGATCAGATCAGCCTAATGATTGATACCAGCGGAGCAGGACTTCATAAGCGCGGTTATCGTCAGAATGCGGCAGAAGCGCCCATTAAAGAGACTTTGGCCGCTGCAATGGTCGATTTGAGCCGAGTCCATTCGGACGCGAATTTTATTGATCCCTGCTGTGGCTCCGGTACGATTTTAATTGAAGCTGCTATGTATGCAATGAATATTGCTCCGGGGATGCAGCGTCGCTTTTCCGCTGAACATTGGCAGAATATAGATCATAAACTCTGGCAGGAAGAACGCGATCGTGCCCGCTCACTGGTATTGCGGGATGCGGCCTTTGAGGCACATGGCTTTGATATTGACAAAGCGGCGGTAGATCTTGCGCTGGACAATGCAAAAAAGGCCGGCGTAATTGGTCATGTTCATGTGGAAAATCGGGACTTGCACGATTTTCAGCCGCTGGGGGATTTTGGATGCGTTATTTGCAATCCGCCTTATGGAGAGCGGCTGCTTGATCTTGATCAGGCAGAAGAACTTTACCGCACGATGGGGAAAGCCTTTGTGCCAAAGCACGGCTGGAGTTATGGAATCATCTCTCCTGATGAAACATTTGAAGAATGCTTTGGACGTAAAGCGGACCGCCGACGCAAACTTTATAATGGAATGATCAAGTGTCAATACTATCAGTATTTTCGGACGCCAAAGGAAGAATCGTTTTCAAAGCCCTGA